The Candidatus Woesearchaeota archaeon genome has a segment encoding these proteins:
- a CDS encoding 50S ribosomal protein P1 codes for MEYVYAAMLIHKAGGKIDEASVKKVLEAAGVTVDEARVKALCAALEGVNIDEAIEKAAVVATPVAAAPAAGGDAGAAPEAKAEEKKEEKKDDGAAAAGLGALFG; via the coding sequence ATGGAATACGTTTATGCTGCAATGCTTATCCACAAAGCTGGTGGAAAGATTGATGAAGCTTCAGTAAAAAAAGTGCTTGAAGCTGCTGGTGTCACTGTTGATGAAGCAAGAGTAAAAGCTCTTTGTGCCGCTCTTGAAGGAGTAAACATCGACGAAGCTATTGAAAAAGCTGCTGTTGTTGCTACTCCCGTTGCTGCTGCACCTGCTGCAGGAGGAGATGCTGGAGCTGCACCTGAAGCTAAAGCTGAAGAAAAGAAAGAAGAGAAGAAAGACGACGGCGCAGCTGCTGCAGGTCTTGGCGCTCTTTTCGGATAA
- a CDS encoding 30S ribosomal protein S27ae — protein MGKKAKGKPRNRQVHTQYESGKLKNKVCPKCGPGYNMSAQKTRSHCGKCGYAESSKAAE, from the coding sequence ATGGGAAAAAAAGCGAAAGGAAAACCAAGAAATCGTCAAGTTCACACACAATACGAATCAGGAAAACTCAAAAACAAGGTCTGTCCCAAATGCGGACCGGGCTATAACATGAGCGCTCAAAAAACACGAAGCCACTGTGGCAAGTGTGGATACGCTGAAAGCTCAAAAGCAGCAGAGTAA
- a CDS encoding DNA-directed RNA polymerase subunit E'', with product MAKKKVCKSCRALYDAGLAECPLCGSNQTATSSHGRIYVSDPEKSFVAQQVGIKRAGEYAIKVR from the coding sequence ATGGCTAAGAAAAAAGTATGCAAGAGCTGTAGAGCACTCTATGATGCGGGACTTGCAGAATGCCCCTTATGTGGATCAAACCAAACTGCGACAAGCTCACACGGGAGGATTTACGTTTCAGATCCTGAAAAAAGCTTCGTAGCACAACAAGTAGGAATCAAACGCGCAGGCGAATATGCAATAAAGGTACGATAA
- a CDS encoding DNA-directed RNA polymerase produces MFYKIKVKDHIRVPPKEFDIERDQAIINRIKKKYDGYISNELGVVIDVATLDQVGEGKVIPGDGAIYYDCEFTLLTFKPELQEVLIGKIKDIADFGAFLSIGPIEGMVHVSQTMDDFVSFSKEKVLTGKESGRVLKVGDKCRARLIAVSYKDPTSPKLGLTMRQEHLGKLEWIEEARNKQAEAKE; encoded by the coding sequence GTGTTTTACAAAATAAAAGTCAAAGACCACATTCGCGTACCTCCAAAAGAATTTGATATAGAACGCGATCAAGCAATCATCAATCGTATTAAAAAGAAATACGACGGGTACATTTCAAACGAGCTTGGCGTTGTTATTGATGTTGCAACACTTGATCAAGTAGGTGAAGGAAAAGTTATTCCCGGAGATGGTGCAATATACTACGACTGTGAATTCACCCTCCTCACCTTCAAACCAGAACTCCAAGAAGTACTCATTGGAAAAATCAAAGACATTGCAGACTTCGGAGCATTCCTCTCAATCGGTCCGATCGAAGGAATGGTACACGTATCCCAAACCATGGACGATTTTGTCTCCTTCTCCAAGGAGAAAGTCCTTACTGGAAAAGAATCTGGGCGTGTACTTAAAGTGGGAGATAAATGCCGAGCACGACTTATCGCAGTATCCTACAAAGATCCCACCTCTCCAAAACTAGGCCTTACCATGAGGCAAGAACACTTGGGCAAACTTGAATGGATTGAAGAAGCACGCAACAAACAAGCTGAGGCAAAAGAATAA
- a CDS encoding diphthine--ammonia ligase: MKLGVLCSGGKDSLLAAYLAHKEGYTLSCLITLSSANEASYMFHTPSITKVAKQAQSMNLPLILQNTRGEKETELEDLKEAIKKAKEEFGIEGVVTGAVESVYQASRIQNICNELNLECFNPLWQKDQLELLEDLLRFGFKVIITGVAAYPLDETWLGREINSTFIKEVRDLQEKFHINPAGEGGEFESFVLYCPLFKEPLEIKDKKIFGSGNSWRMEVDL; this comes from the coding sequence ATGAAATTAGGCGTCTTATGTTCGGGAGGAAAAGATAGTTTACTTGCAGCGTATCTCGCACATAAAGAGGGATACACTCTTTCCTGTCTTATCACTCTTTCCTCAGCAAATGAAGCAAGTTACATGTTTCACACGCCCTCAATAACTAAAGTAGCAAAACAAGCACAATCAATGAACCTCCCCCTCATTCTCCAAAATACAAGGGGGGAGAAAGAAACCGAGCTTGAAGATCTCAAAGAAGCAATAAAAAAGGCAAAAGAAGAGTTTGGTATTGAAGGTGTGGTTACCGGCGCAGTTGAATCAGTCTACCAAGCATCACGCATACAGAACATCTGCAACGAGCTCAACCTTGAATGCTTTAACCCTCTTTGGCAAAAAGATCAACTTGAACTCCTAGAAGATCTACTGCGCTTTGGGTTCAAAGTCATCATTACAGGTGTAGCAGCATATCCTCTGGATGAAACCTGGTTGGGAAGAGAAATTAATTCAACGTTTATCAAAGAAGTACGAGATCTCCAAGAAAAATTTCATATCAATCCTGCGGGAGAAGGGGGGGAGTTTGAGAGCTTTGTGCTGTACTGCCCGCTCTTCAAAGAACCACTAGAAATCAAAGACAAAAAAATATTTGGTTCGGGAAATTCGTGGCGCATGGAGGTGGATCTATGA
- a CDS encoding RimK family alpha-L-glutamate ligase produces MRAALLSLGSKSSKITAQAMRKYFTDVDELNIKEVEVKLSSKGPEVLYQGKPLPDYDCMYLKGSFKYVQILRSVTCVLQEKTYVPIPDYAFTTGHDKLLTQLVLDQAGVPMPTTYISSSTKEAKRILDRVSYPIVIKFPQGTQGKGVTFAESVSSAKSILDAFASLNQPVIVQEFVETGGEDIRAFVVGGKVVAAMKRKALEGEKRSNIHAGAKGEKVELDLETKQIAVKAAKALKLDICGIDILKGPQGPKVIEVNLSPGIQGITEATGIDVANKIAKHLYDATKSFHSTEKVEGEDEDIPKIVTSISYSKGQLKVPELIGKFAGIAKDDEVTISSGKRMIIISKNAR; encoded by the coding sequence ATGCGAGCAGCACTTCTCTCTTTAGGATCAAAGAGCAGCAAGATCACAGCGCAAGCAATGAGGAAATATTTCACAGATGTTGATGAACTCAACATCAAAGAAGTTGAAGTAAAACTCTCATCAAAAGGACCTGAAGTGCTCTACCAAGGAAAGCCACTTCCCGACTATGATTGCATGTACCTTAAAGGCTCATTCAAATATGTACAAATTCTTCGCAGCGTAACTTGTGTTCTTCAAGAAAAAACCTATGTTCCTATTCCTGACTACGCATTCACCACAGGTCATGATAAACTGCTTACCCAACTTGTTCTTGATCAGGCAGGAGTTCCCATGCCTACAACATACATCTCAAGTTCAACCAAAGAAGCAAAACGTATTCTTGATCGAGTCTCCTACCCCATAGTTATTAAATTTCCCCAAGGAACGCAAGGAAAAGGAGTAACGTTTGCCGAGAGTGTTTCATCAGCAAAATCAATTCTTGACGCGTTTGCATCACTCAACCAACCAGTAATTGTGCAAGAATTTGTAGAGACTGGCGGAGAAGATATTCGCGCATTTGTCGTCGGAGGAAAAGTAGTGGCTGCAATGAAACGCAAAGCACTTGAAGGCGAAAAAAGATCAAACATACATGCTGGTGCAAAGGGTGAAAAAGTAGAACTTGATCTTGAAACAAAACAAATAGCAGTTAAAGCAGCAAAAGCACTCAAACTAGATATTTGTGGCATAGATATTCTCAAAGGTCCCCAAGGACCAAAGGTAATTGAAGTAAATCTCTCACCAGGGATTCAAGGAATCACAGAAGCAACAGGAATTGATGTTGCTAATAAAATCGCAAAACACCTCTATGACGCTACAAAATCATTCCACAGCACAGAAAAAGTGGAAGGTGAGGATGAAGACATACCCAAAATCGTAACGTCCATAAGTTACTCAAAAGGACAACTTAAAGTACCTGAGTTAATAGGGAAGTTTGCAGGTATCGCAAAAGACGACGAAGTTACCATTTCTTCCGGAAAGAGAATGATTATCATCTCCAAGAATGCGCGATAA